A DNA window from Paralichthys olivaceus isolate ysfri-2021 chromosome 3, ASM2471397v2, whole genome shotgun sequence contains the following coding sequences:
- the ttc39a gene encoding tetratricopeptide repeat protein 39A isoform X1 codes for MKMSEEDETLSNGRSRSDLSLALEDCMAALDLFLRNEFEEAQTRLRCRTKDSMYHALTYATILEMQAMMTFDPQHILTAGNTMKEAQALCQRHRKKSSFSKSFTEEELHAEVCYAECLLQRAALTFLQDENMISFIKGGIKVRNSYQTYKELHTVLQSAGYTHGDNHGHFEGGVKLGVGAFNLMISMLPTRTLKLLEFVGVSGNKEFGLQQLQEGCVESTFRAFLCNMLLLCYHTFMSFILGTGEGDVEDAEKLLQPYLKKYPTGSIFLFFAGRIEEIKGNLDAAINRFQDCCEAQQQWKQFHHMCYWELMWCYTYKRNWKMAYFYADLLSKENSWSKATYAYMKAAYLSMLSKDDCLTFGETAFTLFRQVPELKQKIAGKSLPTEKFAIRKARRYLVDNPIPLPASPLEMMYIWNGYTVIGKHKDLTEGMLKTLDEAQAQLESSQRSEFSMDDQCLLSLLRGLCLKHLGHQEEAEHYFTLVLCNETQIKYDHYLVPNALLEHGLLCLEQGRTDEAIKLLEAAKQNYKNYSMESRTHFRIQAALHKAKGAAENCIQVPSSP; via the exons AACCAAAGACAGCATGTACCACGCTCTGACCTACGCCACCATCCTAGAGATGCAGGCCatgatgacctttgacccccaaCACATCCTGACAGCAGGAAACACCATGAAGGAGGCCCAGGCTCTTTGTCAGCG CCACCGCAAGAAGTCGAGCTTCTCCAAATCCTTTACGGAAG AGGAACTCCATGCTGAAGTGTGCTACGCCGAGTGTCTCCTACAGAGGGCAGCACTCACTTTCCTACAG GATGAAAACATGATCAGTTTCATTAAAGGAGGAATCAAAGTGAGGAACAGCTACCAGACATACAA AGAGCTTCACACAGTCCTCCAGTCCGCTGGATACACTCATGGTGACAACCACGGCCATTTTGAGGGTGGTGTTAAACTGGGAGTGGGAGCCTTTAATCTT ATGATTTCCATGTTGCCCACACGGACGCTGAAGCTGCTGGAGTTTGTGGGTGTCTCTGGTAACAAG gaGTTCggtctgcagcagcttcaggaggGCTGTGTAGAGAGCACATTCAGGGCCTTCCTCTGtaacatgctgctgctctgttatCACACCTTCATGAGCTTCATACTTG GCACTGGAGAAggggatgttgaagatgctgagAAACTGCTACAGCCATATCTTAAAAAATACCCCACG GGATCCATCTTCTTGTTCTTCGCTGGTCGAATAGAAGAGATCAAGGGGAACCTGGATGCT GCTATCAATCGTTTCCAGGACTGCTGTGAGGCTCAGCAGCAGTGGAAGCAGTTTCACCACATGTGCTACTGGGAGCTGATGTGGTGCTACACGTACAAGAGAAACTGGAAGATGGCTTACTTCTACGCTGACCTGCTCAGCAAGGAGAACTCGTGGTCTAAG GCTACCTATGCATATATGAAAGCAGCCTACCTTAGCATGCTGTCGAAGGATGATTGTCTAACCTTCGGGGAGACTGCGTTCACTCTGTTCAG GCAAGTTCCAGAACTAAAGCAGAAGATAGCTGGCAAGTCTTTACCAACGGAGAAGTTTGCGATCAGGAAAGCCCGTCGCTACCTCGTAGATAACCCCATTCCTCTTCCTGCCTCTCCATTG GAGATGATGTACATATGGAACGGCTACACAGTCATTGGAAAACACAAGGACCTGACGGAGGGCATGCTGAAAACACTGGATGAGGCACAAGCTCAACTCGAGAGCAGCCAAA ggaGTGAGTTCTCCATGGACGATCAGTGTCTGCTGAGCTTACTGAGGGGCTTGTGTCTCAAACACCTGGGGCACCAGGAGGAGGCCGAACACTACTTTACCCTGGTCCTTTGCAA TGAGACTCAGATCAAATATGACCACTACCTGGTTCCCAATGCCCTGCTGGAGCATGGCCTGCTGTGTCTGGAGCAAGGCAGAACAGATGAAGCAATCAAACTGCTAGAAGCAGCAAA GCAAAATTACAAAAACTACTCGATGGAATCTCGGACACACTTCCGTATTCAGGCCGCTCTGCACAAGGCCAAGGGCGCCGCGGAAAATTGCATCCAAGTTCCCTCCAGCCCATAA